A single window of Salvia splendens isolate huo1 chromosome 8, SspV2, whole genome shotgun sequence DNA harbors:
- the LOC121743789 gene encoding pre-mRNA-splicing factor 18-like: MDILKQEMLKKRQSLEQDVGGKKFFKRSEIEQKRLQRLREEEKRESEAKALLKKQLQLQQDHQSKDKKSSSAPNSNTENSKSKPESSSSKSLVEEQNIDNLNLPKQEVIRRLRFLKQPVTLFGEDDEARLDRLKYVLKAGLFEVDDDMTEGQTNDFLRDIVELKKRQKSGIVSDRKRKSREDRGEDEDGGDGDKDHSGDGASSGVDHDKDIKRMKANFEELCDEDKILVFFKKLLNEWNQELDEMSETEKRTAKGKSMVATFKQCARYLSPLFKFCRKKVLPDDIRQALMIVVKCCMKRDYLAAMDHYIKMAIGNAPWPIGVTMVGIHERSAREKIYTNSVAHIMNDETTRKYLQSIKRLMTFAQRRYPTMPSKAVEFNSLANGSDLQSLLAEEMSSEGKQAEERLLLTAAPKDD, translated from the exons ATGGACATTCTTAAGCAGGAAATGCTGAAGAAACGGCAGAGTCTGGAGCAGGACGTCGGCGGAAAGAAGTTCTTCAAGCGTTCGGAAATCGAGCAGAAACGCCTCCAGCGGCTGCGCGAGGAGGAGAAGCGGGAATCCGAGGCCAAAGCCCTCCTCAAGAAGCAGCTGCAGCTGCAGCAAGATCACCAGAGTAAGGATAAGAAATCCTCCTCAGCCCCAAATTCCAACACCGAAAACTCCAAATCCAAGCCCGAATCGTCTTCGTCCAAATCCCTAGTCGAGGAGCAGAACATCGACAATCTCAATCTACCGAAGCAGGAGGTGATCCGCCGCCTCCGCTTCCTCAAACAGCCGGTGACGCTCTTCGGCGAAGACGATGAGGCGAGGCTCGACCGCCTCAAGTACGTGCTGAAGGCCGGGCTGTTCGAGGTAGACGACGATATGACGGAAGGGCAGACGAATGACTTCCTGCGGGATATTGTGGAGCTGAAGAAGCGGCAAAAGTCGGGGATTGTGAGCGACAGGAAGAGGAAGTCGAGGGAGGATCGAGGCGAGGATGAGGACGGTGGGGATGGGGATAAGGATCACAGCGGCGACGGGGCATCCTCGGGGGTTGATCACGACAAGGATATTAAGAGAATGAAGGCGAATTTTGAGGAGTTGTGCGACGAAGATAAGATTCTGGTGTTTTTCAAGAAGTTGTTGAATGAGTGGAATCAGGAGCTTGATGAGATGAGTGAGACGGAAAAGAGGACCGCCAAAGGGAAGTCGATGGTGGCAACGTTTAAGCAATGTGCTCGGTATTTGAGCCCATTGTTCAAGTTCTGCAGAAAGAAG GTTCTTCCTGATGATATCCGGCAGGCATTGATGATTGTTGTCAAGTGCTGTATGAAACGGGACTACCTAGCTGCGATGGATCACTACATTAAAATGGCCATCGGGAATGCTCCCTGGCCCATTGGAGTTACTATGGTTGGTATCCACGAACGTTCTGCCCGTGAGAAGATCTACACGAACAGTGTGGCACACATCATGAACGATGAGACTACCCGTAAGTATTTACAATCTATCAAAAGGCTGATGACTTTCGCCCAACGACGCTATCCAACAATGCCTTCCAAAGCTGTCGAGTTCAACAGCCTGGCCAACGGTAGTGATCTGCAGTCGCTGCTAGCTGAGGAGATGTCTTCTGAAGGGAAACAGGCTGAAGAGAGGCTTCTATTGACGGCTGCCCCCAAGGATGACTAA
- the LOC121743790 gene encoding N-terminal acetyltransferase B complex catalytic subunit NAA20-like: MTTIRRFCCNDLLRFASVNLDHLTETFNMSFYMTYLARWPDYFHVADAPGNRVMGYIMGKVEGQGESWHGHVTAVTVDPEYRRQQLAKKLMNLLEEISDKIDKAYFVDLFVRASNTPAIKMYEKLDYVVYRRVLRYYSGEEDGLDMRKALSRDVEKKSIIPLKRPITPDELEYD; this comes from the exons ATGACGACGATCCGGAGGTTTTGCTGCAACGATCTCCTCCGCTTCGCATCGGTGAACCTCGACCATCTCACTGAAACA TTCAACATGTCGTTCTATATGACCTACTTGGCGCGGTGGCCGGATTATTTCCACGTTGCCGACGCTCCTGGAAACCGAGTTATGGGCTACA TTATGGGCAAGGTTGAGGGGCAAGGAGAGTCATGGCATGGTCATGTCACTGCAGTAACTGTAGATCCTGAATATCGGAGGCAACAATTGGCAAAGAAACTCATGAACCTACTCGAGGAAATCAGCGACAAAAT TGACAAAGCTTATTTTGTGGATCTTTTTGTGAGAGCTTCAAATACACCTGCCATCAAGATGTATGAGAAG CTTGACTACGTTGTTTATAGACGTGTACTTCGGTATTACTCCGGAGAGGAAGATGGTTTGG ATATGAGGAAGGCTTTATCAAGAGACGTGGAAAAGAAGTCTATTATTCCTCTCAAACGCCCGATCACTCCAGATGAACTGGAATATGATTAG